The Spirosoma sp. SC4-14 DNA window CACTCAATCACTCATTCACTCAATAGTAATTTTCACGAACCACGATAGGTTGAAAAGCCAAACGGGTTCAATAATAAAGGTACGTGGTAATGTTCGCCGGTTTTTATCGAAAATATGATTTCGACGAAAGGGTAGAAACTGGCAACACCCAGTCGGTCGAAATAGGCCTGGGTTTCGAAGCGTAGCTTGTAGATGCCCGATGGAATGGCTTCGGCCAGTAAATCGCGAATCCTGCCGTCATCGTCGGTGTGGCCGCTGGCGAGTTCGGTCCAGTCCGTTGCCTGTTGCTGGTATAAACGAATGGCTACATGGCTGGCCGGTTTACCGAGCGTAGTGTCGAGAATATGGGTCGTAATGGGGCTCATGCGATCAGTAATTTTTCCAGACGAATTCGGGTAATTTTGTTTTGCTCCTGCATCGCAATCTGGATTTCATCATCGGGCAAATTAGGGAGTCGTGCTAGCAGAATGTCCAGCATTTCGTTGGCCGATTTGCCCGTGGCGCATACAATAAAGATATACCCGAATTTTTCTTCATAAAGCCGGTTTCCTTCGGCTAACTGTTTCAGAACCGCTTCCGAAGCCGCCGAAACGCCCGCCTGTTCGCCCGATGCCCAGGCTTTGGTATTGGCGAATTTTTCGCGCAGGGAATTGATATCGCCAATTTTGGGGTGGTGTTCGAAGGCTTCCTTCCAGTCTCGTTCAGAGCAGGCAAACCAGATTACGTCGGACTGTTCGAACAGTTCTTCGCGACTTTCGACCGGGAAGAGTTTAGCCATTTCGTTGGCCCAGGCCGTCGAACCACAACACGTTGTCAGAACTGCTTTTAGCCGGGCAACCGGGAGTTCGTTTAGTTCGGGTAGGGTCATACGGATGTCGGAAAACGATTGACATTTTTATAATAAATATACACTGCCGGTTCTTTGCCCATTGCCGTAAACCACTGCTGGCAGTAGGGAGCCATCCAGATCGAATCACCTTTTTTGATAGGATACCAGTCTTTGTCGAGCATATATACGCCCTGTCCCTGCAAATAAATGAGCCCATGTTCCATAATATGTGTTTCCACAAATGGTAGATGGCCGCCCGGATCGTAGGTGAAAATATTAACGGCCATATCAAACGACAGCGTATCGGGTAGCAATACCTGCAATCGCAGGGCCGGATCGCCCAGATACGTGGGGCCGTCGACCTTGGCGGCATCCCCAAAAATTACGGATGGAACGTCGTAACCGGCAAGCTTTTCGTAGACCTTATGGAATGTCAGGAGTTGAGTTCCCGGTGTTGGGTTTTCGATTCGATATTCCTTGCCAACAGGAATGTACACAAACTGCCCTTTAGAAAGTGTCTGGCTTTCTCCATCGACCGTTGCGTGGCATTGCCCGTCGATGACATAGAAAAACAGTTGAGCTACGTTGGTTGCGCCCGTCAGAGTGCCATTCTCGTTTAGCGTGATGAGTGTCTGGCAGAGGTTGGCACCCATTTGTTCATTGATGATGACATTGACGGTGCAGTTGTCCCAACCCGGAACGCGGCTGTTGATATAGCCATCGGGGCTGATAATGGCATGATTGCGTTTAACAACAGACCGGGTAAGTGCAGAAATTTCCATAGATTTCAAGAGCTGGTCATTGGATACTGGTCATTAGTCATCAGTATCTACTGACTAATGAGACAAATGACAATAAAATTAGCTTTCAATTAGACGTTGCAAGAATAAATCGGCTACCCGTAAGGTGGCAGCCATATCGGTCAGTTCGGTATTTTCCAGCGGATTGTGACTAATGCCTTTATAGCATCGTACAAACAGCATGGCTACCGGCGCTACCTGCGAAATCGGAACGGCATCGTGCCCGGCACCGCTCACGAGCCGAACCACATCGTACCCACTGTTGTCGATGGCCTGGGCGAGTAGATTACTGAGTGCCGGGTCGCAGGCAACCGGAGCCGTTTCCTGAATAAGCATCCAGTTGATAGCTACAGCACGTTTTTGCCCAATCGACAAACAGATTTGATGTAGGCTTTGGTACGCTTTGGTTAGGGTTATTTCGTCGTTGCTGCGGACATCCAGACTGCAAACGACTTCGCCCGGAATAACGTTACT harbors:
- the uraD gene encoding 2-oxo-4-hydroxy-4-carboxy-5-ureidoimidazoline decarboxylase; amino-acid sequence: MTLPELNELPVARLKAVLTTCCGSTAWANEMAKLFPVESREELFEQSDVIWFACSERDWKEAFEHHPKIGDINSLREKFANTKAWASGEQAGVSAASEAVLKQLAEGNRLYEEKFGYIFIVCATGKSANEMLDILLARLPNLPDDEIQIAMQEQNKITRIRLEKLLIA
- the uraH gene encoding hydroxyisourate hydrolase, with translation MSPITTHILDTTLGKPASHVAIRLYQQQATDWTELASGHTDDDGRIRDLLAEAIPSGIYKLRFETQAYFDRLGVASFYPFVEIIFSIKTGEHYHVPLLLNPFGFSTYRGS
- the allE gene encoding (S)-ureidoglycine aminohydrolase gives rise to the protein MEISALTRSVVKRNHAIISPDGYINSRVPGWDNCTVNVIINEQMGANLCQTLITLNENGTLTGATNVAQLFFYVIDGQCHATVDGESQTLSKGQFVYIPVGKEYRIENPTPGTQLLTFHKVYEKLAGYDVPSVIFGDAAKVDGPTYLGDPALRLQVLLPDTLSFDMAVNIFTYDPGGHLPFVETHIMEHGLIYLQGQGVYMLDKDWYPIKKGDSIWMAPYCQQWFTAMGKEPAVYIYYKNVNRFPTSV